A stretch of Spirosoma oryzicola DNA encodes these proteins:
- the rpsK gene encoding 30S ribosomal protein S11, translated as MAQAKRKDKAKKRVVVVEPVGQVHIRATFNNIIISITNMNGQVISWASAGKMGFRGSKKNTPYAAQTAASNCAAVAHDLGMRKAEVFVKGPGSGRESAIRTIQNSGIEVTTIRDITPLPHNGCRPPKRRRV; from the coding sequence ATGGCTCAAGCAAAACGCAAAGACAAAGCGAAAAAGCGGGTGGTAGTTGTTGAACCTGTAGGCCAAGTACACATCCGGGCTACTTTCAATAACATCATCATTTCGATTACTAATATGAACGGCCAGGTTATTTCCTGGGCATCGGCGGGTAAAATGGGCTTCCGTGGCTCAAAGAAAAATACCCCATATGCTGCTCAGACTGCCGCTTCTAACTGTGCTGCCGTTGCCCATGATTTGGGAATGCGTAAAGCAGAAGTGTTCGTGAAAGGTCCAGGTTCAGGCCGTGAGTCGGCAATCCGTACCATTCAGAACTCAGGGATCGAAGTAACCACGATTCGTGATATTACCCCGCTGCCGCACAATGGTTGCCGGCCGCCAAAACGTCGTCGCGTATAA
- the rpsM gene encoding 30S ribosomal protein S13 gives MARIAGVDIPDKKRGEIALTYIYGIGRSRAKKILTDAGISVDKKASEWSDEEASAVRNAISNEYKVEGQLRSEVQLSIKRLMDIGCYRGLRHRKGLPVRGQHTKNNSRTRKGKRKTVANKKKVTK, from the coding sequence ATGGCACGTATTGCAGGTGTTGATATTCCAGATAAAAAGCGTGGTGAAATTGCGCTGACCTATATCTACGGCATTGGCCGCAGCCGGGCAAAAAAGATTTTGACCGATGCTGGAATCAGTGTTGACAAGAAAGCTAGCGAGTGGTCGGATGAAGAAGCAAGCGCCGTGCGTAATGCTATCTCGAACGAGTACAAAGTAGAAGGTCAGTTGCGTTCTGAAGTTCAGCTAAGCATCAAACGCTTGATGGACATCGGTTGCTACCGCGGTCTACGTCACCGTAAAGGTCTACCAGTACGTGGCCAGCACACGAAGAACAACTCTCGTACGCGTAAGGGTAAGCGGAAGACAGTTGCTAACAAGAAAAAAGTTACTAAATAA
- the ykgO gene encoding type B 50S ribosomal protein L36 codes for MKVKASIKKRSEDCIVIRRKGKLYVINKKNPRYKQRQG; via the coding sequence ATGAAAGTTAAAGCGTCCATCAAGAAGCGCAGTGAAGACTGCATCGTGATCCGTCGGAAAGGAAAGCTGTACGTGATCAACAAAAAGAATCCCCGTTATAAACAAAGACAAGGCTAA
- the carA gene encoding glutamine-hydrolyzing carbamoyl-phosphate synthase small subunit gives MKHTQQPEALLVLQDGTVYRGLALGKKGTAGGEICFNTGMTGYQEIYTDPSYYGQVIINTTSHIGNYGVLNNAEQESNGVKIRGMVCNFFSDIHSRYTAYGSLQDYFERANIVGIHGVDTRQLVRYIRSKGVMNCIISSEILDPVALLAELHKVPDMAGLELSSEVSTKEAYEQGDPESKLRVAVLDLGVKRSILSNFNERGVFCKVFPARTSYSELAAWKPNGYFIANGPGDPAAMPYAVETVKQVLDEEKPVFGICLGHQILSLASGISTYKMHNGHRGLNHPVKNLITGHCEITSQNHGFAVSAEEVMDHDNIELTHINLNDKTIEGIRRKDKPAFSVQYHPESSPGPHDSHYLFDQFVGMMNE, from the coding sequence ATGAAACATACGCAGCAGCCGGAAGCTTTATTGGTTTTACAAGATGGAACCGTATACAGAGGATTAGCACTCGGTAAAAAAGGTACTGCCGGTGGTGAAATCTGCTTTAACACGGGCATGACCGGTTATCAGGAAATTTACACCGATCCATCTTACTACGGACAGGTAATTATCAACACTACTTCGCACATCGGAAATTACGGCGTGTTGAACAATGCCGAGCAGGAATCAAATGGTGTCAAAATTCGGGGAATGGTTTGTAACTTCTTCTCTGATATCCATTCCCGCTATACAGCCTATGGTTCGTTACAGGATTATTTTGAGCGTGCTAACATTGTCGGTATTCATGGCGTCGATACACGTCAGTTAGTGCGTTATATCCGCTCCAAAGGCGTGATGAACTGCATTATCTCATCTGAGATTCTGGATCCGGTAGCTTTATTGGCGGAGTTGCACAAAGTACCGGATATGGCTGGGCTTGAGCTTTCGTCGGAGGTAAGCACAAAAGAAGCGTACGAGCAGGGCGATCCTGAATCGAAGTTACGCGTAGCGGTTCTGGATTTGGGTGTGAAGCGGAGCATTCTGTCTAATTTCAACGAGCGCGGAGTGTTCTGTAAAGTATTCCCGGCTAGAACGTCGTATAGCGAACTGGCTGCCTGGAAACCAAACGGCTATTTTATCGCTAATGGCCCTGGTGATCCGGCGGCTATGCCTTATGCCGTTGAAACTGTGAAGCAAGTTCTGGACGAGGAGAAGCCTGTGTTCGGTATCTGTCTGGGCCATCAGATTCTATCGCTAGCTAGTGGTATATCGACATATAAAATGCACAACGGCCACCGCGGACTTAATCACCCGGTAAAGAACTTGATCACGGGTCATTGTGAAATAACGTCGCAAAATCACGGTTTCGCTGTAAGCGCCGAGGAGGTGATGGATCACGATAATATTGAGCTAACGCACATAAACCTGAATGATAAAACGATTGAAGGGATTCGTCGTAAAGACAAGCCTGCGTTTTCGGTTCAGTACCACCCGGAGTCATCACCGGGACCTCATGATTCCCACTACTTATTTGATCAATTCGTAGGAATGATGAACGAGTAA
- a CDS encoding DNA-directed RNA polymerase subunit alpha yields the protein MSILAFQMPDKVVVEKADDFHGVFEFKPLEKGYGVTIGNALRRILLSSLEGYAITSVKFPGVLHEFSSIEGVVEDVTEIILNLKMVRFKKISDMVDNKITVNIKKQSVLKAGDISKFSPSFEVLNPELEICHIDDTRDLEMEIFVEKGRGYVPADEPRANELPFGHIPLDAIYTPIKNVKYSVENTRVEQKTDYERLLLDIETDGSIHPEEALKGAAYILIQHFMLFSDQTMTFETTKPEEENVVDEEVLHMRKLLKTSLADLDLSVRAYNCLKSADVRTLGDLVRLEISDMMKFRNFGKKSLTELEQLVAEKNLTFGMDVAKYRLDED from the coding sequence ATGTCAATTTTAGCGTTCCAAATGCCCGACAAAGTCGTAGTGGAGAAAGCTGACGACTTTCACGGGGTGTTTGAATTCAAACCCCTTGAAAAAGGATACGGTGTAACAATCGGTAATGCGCTCCGGCGTATCTTACTGTCGTCGCTGGAAGGTTACGCAATCACAAGCGTAAAATTCCCCGGCGTGTTGCACGAATTCTCTTCGATCGAGGGTGTGGTTGAAGACGTGACTGAAATCATCCTGAACCTGAAAATGGTTCGGTTCAAAAAGATTTCAGACATGGTTGACAACAAAATTACGGTCAACATTAAAAAACAATCAGTCTTAAAGGCTGGTGATATATCTAAGTTTTCGCCATCGTTCGAAGTGCTGAATCCTGAACTGGAGATCTGCCACATCGACGATACACGGGACTTAGAAATGGAAATTTTCGTGGAAAAAGGTCGTGGCTATGTTCCGGCTGATGAACCACGTGCAAATGAATTACCGTTTGGTCATATCCCGCTTGATGCTATTTACACGCCAATCAAAAACGTGAAATATAGCGTTGAGAATACCCGGGTTGAGCAAAAAACGGACTATGAGCGGTTGCTGCTGGACATTGAAACGGATGGTTCAATCCACCCAGAAGAAGCATTAAAAGGCGCAGCTTACATTCTTATTCAGCACTTCATGCTGTTCTCGGATCAAACAATGACGTTTGAAACGACTAAGCCTGAAGAAGAAAACGTGGTGGATGAGGAAGTACTGCACATGCGCAAACTGCTCAAAACTTCATTGGCAGATCTTGACTTGTCAGTTCGTGCTTATAACTGCCTTAAATCGGCTGATGTACGGACGTTGGGCGATCTGGTTCGGTTAGAGATTTCAGACATGATGAAGTTCCGTAACTTCGGTAAGAAATCGCTGACAGAATTAGAGCAATTAGTTGCTGAGAAAAACCTGACGTTCGGTATGGACGTCGCTAAGTACAGATTAGACGAAGACTAA
- the secY gene encoding preprotein translocase subunit SecY — protein MNRLITTFKNIFAIDELRSRILNTLLFITAFRLGSAIVLPGVDPNKLNLNPQGLLGLLDTFLGGAFSKASIFALGIMPYISASIAIQLLTLALPYFQKMQKEGESGRKRLNQITRVLTIGVTAVQAITYIRTTIPADALLIDRGLFTISSLFILTSGTIFCMWLGERITDKGIGNGISMIIMIGIVSRLPGAIIGEQQSRGTGGLLLFVLELVALYFVVMGAVVLTQAVRRIPIQYAKQVIGNKVVGGQRQYLPLKLNAAGVMPIIFAQALMFIPGYLSGLFSEKSDFAASVQNAFQSYTTWQYNVLFALLIIVFTFFYTAISVNPTQIADDMKRSGGFIPGVKPGIQTSEYIGTVLDRITLPGAIMLAIVAILPAIANLLGMTSGFAQFFGGTSLLIMVGVVLDTLQQVESYLLMRRYEGLMKSGRVQGRTNETVAV, from the coding sequence ATGAACCGACTGATCACCACGTTTAAGAATATTTTTGCAATTGACGAGTTGCGGAGTCGTATCCTCAATACGTTGTTGTTTATTACGGCGTTTCGTCTCGGTTCAGCGATTGTGCTACCGGGTGTGGACCCTAACAAACTGAATTTGAACCCACAAGGTTTGCTTGGTTTGTTAGACACTTTTTTGGGTGGCGCGTTCAGCAAAGCGTCTATTTTCGCGCTGGGCATCATGCCCTATATATCAGCCTCGATTGCAATTCAGTTGCTAACGCTGGCTCTTCCTTATTTCCAGAAAATGCAGAAGGAAGGGGAGTCAGGCCGTAAGCGATTGAATCAAATAACACGAGTACTGACAATCGGTGTGACTGCTGTACAGGCAATCACATACATACGTACTACGATTCCTGCCGATGCGCTGCTGATCGATCGTGGACTGTTTACTATTTCGTCTCTATTTATTCTTACCTCAGGTACTATCTTCTGTATGTGGCTGGGCGAACGCATTACAGACAAAGGAATTGGTAATGGTATTTCGATGATCATTATGATTGGTATTGTATCTCGGCTTCCAGGCGCTATCATTGGTGAACAGCAGTCAAGAGGTACAGGTGGTTTGTTATTGTTTGTGCTTGAATTGGTTGCCCTTTATTTTGTTGTAATGGGTGCCGTTGTTTTAACACAAGCAGTTCGGAGAATTCCAATTCAGTACGCTAAGCAGGTTATTGGTAACAAGGTTGTAGGTGGTCAACGCCAATATCTGCCTTTAAAACTGAACGCTGCTGGTGTAATGCCAATCATCTTTGCTCAGGCGTTGATGTTTATTCCGGGTTATTTATCAGGTCTTTTTTCTGAAAAAAGTGATTTTGCCGCAAGCGTGCAAAATGCTTTCCAGAGCTATACCACCTGGCAATATAACGTGCTGTTTGCACTACTGATCATTGTCTTCACATTCTTCTACACGGCTATTTCGGTCAATCCGACTCAAATTGCTGATGATATGAAGCGTAGTGGCGGCTTTATTCCTGGTGTTAAACCTGGTATTCAAACATCGGAATATATTGGAACTGTATTGGATCGGATCACACTGCCAGGTGCTATAATGCTGGCTATTGTGGCAATCCTTCCTGCTATTGCGAACTTACTAGGTATGACTAGTGGCTTTGCTCAGTTTTTTGGCGGTACATCATTGCTCATCATGGTCGGTGTTGTACTTGACACATTGCAGCAGGTAGAAAGCTACTTATTGATGCGTCGGTACGAAGGATTAATGAAGTCTGGCCGTGTACAAGGTCGGACGAACGAGACAGTTGCAGTCTAA
- the rplQ gene encoding 50S ribosomal protein L17 has product MRHGKKDNHLSRTHSHREAMLQNMASSLILHKRIETTVAKAKELRKFVEPILTRAKDDTHQNRRMVFQALTDKETVKELFGAVADKIASRPGGYTRIIKLGNRLGDNAETCLIELVDFNEVLIAAAAEKATTTTRTRRSRRSGGRSAEETAPEAVAAAPAAVAAETPVTEEAPAAEATTTEAPADETPAAPEASTPDETKES; this is encoded by the coding sequence ATGAGACACGGTAAAAAAGATAACCACCTAAGCCGGACGCACTCGCACCGCGAAGCGATGTTGCAGAACATGGCTTCGTCGTTGATCCTGCATAAGCGGATTGAAACGACGGTTGCGAAGGCAAAAGAACTCCGTAAGTTTGTGGAGCCAATTTTAACGCGGGCCAAAGATGACACCCACCAGAATCGTCGGATGGTGTTCCAGGCCTTGACGGATAAAGAAACAGTTAAAGAACTGTTCGGAGCGGTGGCTGATAAAATCGCCAGCCGTCCAGGCGGATACACGCGGATCATCAAATTGGGTAACCGGTTAGGTGATAACGCTGAAACCTGCCTGATCGAATTGGTCGACTTCAACGAAGTACTGATCGCTGCTGCCGCTGAGAAAGCGACGACAACGACAAGAACACGCCGGAGCCGTCGGAGTGGTGGCCGTTCTGCTGAAGAAACTGCTCCTGAAGCAGTAGCTGCTGCACCCGCTGCTGTTGCCGCAGAAACGCCAGTTACTGAAGAAGCACCTGCTGCGGAAGCAACAACAACGGAAGCCCCTGCTGACGAAACACCCGCTGCTCCTGAAGCATCAACTCCTGACGAAACGAAGGAAAGTTAA
- a CDS encoding AAA domain-containing protein encodes MPYRSDILRAFRRRLVNLSSRNRSLLLTNLPASQFLDLHEADFLVNSSSFNLISELISRKSSLTISEVLDARHERSNEVSRKLRRIARTAKFITEERGTEDLYVGWPFVRGKFMDGTVVHAPLLFFPIQIEQQGKYWKLVRRSDEFAFLNPTFVLAYGQYNQVRIPDEILEKTLDDFDQDALVFRTQLYEWLKAGPIEINFNQNLFVDTLHFFDPQTAKSLHQLERTGELKLYPEAVLGIFPQAGSYLVPDYDKLLAERQQPESAELLDLFPTLPENSSLALPENRIHTPLPLDASQESALRAVKSGQSLVVQGPPGTGKSQLIANLMADAAAAGKRVLLVCQKRAALDVVQARLKQVGMGPFVALIHDFQDDRRALYAQIANQIEQIGAYRKQNTSLNAVLLERNFDQESRRIDEAVSELRAFKEALFSTSECGVSAKELYLTTSPNAPSIPLGDSYPHFHTNNMDNFTRRLSAYADYKHRLSPSHPWASRRSFAEFTLFDLPKADQAIAKWTEAVLKAHVQAVNLVDKPLTLDQLANWQANDPEISALLTTLDEANRSDFWPIIQYLRNKPKHPAFTVNQDQLESLANEWEAILALPGPEMTVSLNDLSSFDQLLVEALQAHSSWVRWNWWQLTNEGKIQLKQVASSNNLTVSQADIKILRSKVAKRVSLEVLKSRISPLLADLPLAETPDSLHILRRAIGFIERSNAIISLSQLPTSTWLTAARFQETVKELLVIARSVERERTLAQTYLSETQLVTIWRNDNEAVQLRQSLRQDFDLLVEADRLNESFSTIEKSVIERLITIDPSHWVKTFMNSLGLAWIDHLERKYPELRSVSSLKMAQTEEDLQQSVLRKQALSRDILLVKLRDQTYRNLTFNRLNNVVTYRDLLHQTTKKRTIWPVRKLMESFADEVFKLIPCWLASPESVSAMFPLQAGLFDLVIFDEASQCFAENGIPAIFRAKQVVITGDSQQLRPNDLYRTQVDDIEISSETIAPSLEVESLLELAVQELPQISLTEHYRSRSLDLITFSNVHFYQNKLQLLPYFSTVNRHEPAIRYKNVEGVWKQNTNQIEAEAIVQLIGQLMAESPELSIGVVTFNYPQQQLIQELLEAGSEAIISQFESKVTNERLIVKNIENIQGDERDIIIFSTGYAPDERGKLSMQFGSLSAQGGANRLNVAVTRARERIYVITSLWPNQMNIADVTNDGPKLLKAYLDYALTVSEERFKPAYQVYPSPLINTLLRDQLIVQHPNWQPELPFADLTVKDETDGNYEAVVLTDDNAYYQQSLKQSHAYLPIALRSRNWPFQRFWSRTFWQKAIN; translated from the coding sequence ATGCCTTACCGTTCGGACATTCTGCGCGCTTTTCGCCGACGACTCGTTAATCTAAGTAGCCGGAATCGATCGTTGTTACTGACGAATTTACCCGCAAGCCAATTTCTTGATCTACATGAGGCCGACTTCCTGGTCAACAGCTCGTCGTTTAACCTTATCAGCGAGTTAATCAGCAGAAAGTCGTCCCTAACAATAAGCGAAGTTCTCGACGCCCGGCACGAGCGCAGCAACGAAGTAAGCCGAAAACTTCGGCGAATCGCCCGCACGGCCAAGTTCATCACAGAAGAGCGCGGTACCGAAGACTTGTACGTCGGCTGGCCTTTTGTCCGGGGGAAATTTATGGATGGAACGGTGGTCCATGCTCCTCTGCTCTTTTTCCCGATTCAAATTGAACAACAGGGCAAATACTGGAAGTTAGTTCGACGAAGCGATGAATTCGCCTTTCTTAATCCTACGTTTGTCTTGGCTTATGGCCAGTACAATCAGGTACGGATTCCGGATGAAATTCTGGAAAAAACGTTGGACGACTTTGACCAGGACGCACTTGTTTTTCGAACCCAGCTGTACGAATGGCTAAAAGCGGGTCCTATTGAGATCAATTTCAATCAGAATCTTTTTGTCGATACGCTTCACTTCTTCGATCCACAAACGGCTAAAAGTCTCCATCAACTTGAACGAACGGGCGAGTTAAAATTGTACCCGGAGGCTGTACTGGGCATCTTTCCGCAAGCCGGCTCTTATTTAGTCCCTGATTACGACAAACTGCTTGCAGAGCGTCAACAGCCCGAAAGCGCAGAACTTTTAGACCTCTTTCCTACCCTCCCCGAAAACTCATCTCTTGCTTTACCCGAAAACAGAATCCATACACCCTTACCCCTTGATGCTTCGCAGGAATCTGCTTTACGAGCGGTGAAAAGCGGACAGTCATTGGTTGTTCAGGGCCCGCCCGGTACTGGTAAATCACAGCTTATTGCCAACTTGATGGCCGATGCGGCTGCGGCTGGTAAGCGTGTGCTACTAGTTTGCCAAAAACGGGCTGCGCTCGATGTCGTACAGGCTCGCCTTAAGCAGGTAGGTATGGGGCCGTTTGTTGCTCTAATTCATGACTTTCAGGACGATCGTCGGGCACTTTACGCACAGATAGCCAATCAGATTGAGCAGATAGGTGCTTACCGGAAGCAAAATACCAGTCTGAACGCAGTACTACTCGAACGAAACTTCGATCAGGAAAGCCGACGGATCGATGAGGCTGTCTCTGAACTACGGGCGTTTAAAGAAGCTCTTTTTAGCACTAGTGAATGTGGCGTTTCTGCCAAAGAACTTTATTTAACAACCAGCCCAAACGCCCCCTCAATTCCGCTAGGCGATAGTTATCCACATTTTCACACCAATAATATGGATAACTTTACTAGGCGATTAAGCGCTTATGCTGACTATAAGCATCGGTTAAGTCCATCACATCCCTGGGCTTCCCGACGTAGTTTTGCAGAGTTTACGCTATTTGATCTACCGAAGGCAGATCAGGCTATTGCCAAATGGACAGAAGCTGTGCTAAAGGCCCACGTCCAGGCGGTTAATCTCGTTGATAAACCGCTTACGCTCGATCAGTTAGCCAACTGGCAGGCTAACGATCCGGAAATTTCGGCTTTACTGACTACGCTTGACGAAGCGAATAGGTCAGATTTCTGGCCGATAATTCAGTATCTACGCAACAAGCCAAAGCACCCTGCTTTTACGGTCAACCAAGATCAGCTTGAGTCTTTAGCCAACGAATGGGAAGCTATCCTAGCATTACCTGGACCTGAGATGACGGTATCGCTGAACGATCTTTCATCATTTGACCAGTTACTTGTTGAGGCTTTACAAGCTCACTCGTCATGGGTCCGGTGGAACTGGTGGCAACTTACGAATGAAGGGAAAATCCAGCTCAAGCAGGTTGCCTCATCCAATAACCTAACCGTTTCTCAAGCGGATATAAAAATCCTTCGCAGCAAAGTAGCGAAACGCGTTAGCTTGGAAGTGCTTAAAAGCCGAATAAGCCCGTTGTTAGCCGATCTTCCCCTTGCTGAAACGCCAGATAGTTTACATATTCTTCGCCGTGCTATTGGTTTTATTGAACGTTCAAACGCTATTATTTCTCTTAGTCAACTGCCAACGTCTACTTGGCTAACGGCTGCTCGTTTTCAGGAAACTGTTAAAGAACTACTTGTTATAGCAAGGTCGGTAGAAAGGGAGCGAACACTGGCTCAAACTTACCTGAGCGAGACCCAGTTGGTGACAATCTGGCGAAACGATAACGAGGCTGTTCAACTTCGACAATCGCTCCGGCAAGATTTTGATTTGTTAGTAGAAGCCGACCGTCTGAACGAAAGCTTCTCGACCATAGAGAAATCCGTCATCGAGCGACTCATAACTATTGATCCTAGTCACTGGGTAAAAACATTTATGAACTCGCTCGGCTTAGCTTGGATTGATCATCTAGAGCGAAAATACCCCGAACTACGGAGCGTATCTTCGTTGAAAATGGCTCAAACCGAAGAAGATTTACAACAGAGCGTTTTGCGTAAACAGGCACTGAGCCGAGACATCTTATTAGTTAAGCTTCGCGATCAAACATACCGAAATCTAACGTTTAATCGACTCAATAATGTCGTTACCTATCGCGACCTTCTTCATCAGACGACAAAGAAGCGCACGATATGGCCTGTTCGGAAGTTAATGGAGTCTTTTGCCGACGAGGTATTCAAACTTATCCCCTGCTGGCTGGCCTCGCCCGAATCGGTATCGGCTATGTTTCCGCTACAAGCTGGCTTATTTGATCTGGTGATATTCGATGAAGCCTCCCAGTGCTTTGCTGAAAATGGGATTCCAGCTATCTTCCGCGCTAAGCAGGTCGTTATAACGGGCGATAGCCAGCAATTACGCCCGAATGATTTATACCGGACTCAGGTGGATGACATTGAGATCAGCAGCGAGACAATTGCGCCCTCGCTTGAAGTAGAGTCGCTGTTGGAATTAGCGGTTCAGGAACTGCCTCAGATTTCGCTAACCGAGCATTACCGTAGTCGATCTCTTGACCTGATTACTTTCTCGAACGTCCATTTTTATCAAAATAAGCTTCAGCTACTGCCTTATTTCTCTACGGTTAATCGGCATGAACCAGCCATTCGGTACAAGAACGTTGAGGGCGTATGGAAGCAGAACACCAATCAAATCGAGGCCGAAGCTATTGTGCAGCTTATCGGTCAATTGATGGCCGAATCGCCAGAGCTATCCATTGGTGTTGTAACGTTCAATTATCCGCAACAACAGTTAATCCAGGAGTTGCTGGAAGCCGGCTCAGAAGCGATAATTAGCCAATTTGAGAGTAAGGTTACTAACGAGCGGCTGATCGTTAAAAACATCGAGAATATTCAGGGAGACGAACGGGATATTATTATTTTTTCAACGGGCTACGCGCCTGATGAACGAGGAAAACTCTCAATGCAATTCGGCAGCTTAAGCGCGCAAGGAGGAGCCAATCGTCTGAACGTGGCCGTTACAAGAGCTCGTGAGCGGATTTACGTCATCACAAGCCTCTGGCCCAACCAAATGAACATAGCGGACGTAACGAACGATGGCCCCAAATTACTGAAGGCCTATCTGGACTATGCGCTCACGGTATCAGAGGAACGTTTTAAACCTGCTTATCAGGTTTATCCTAGTCCGCTAATCAATACATTATTGAGAGACCAATTGATAGTTCAGCATCCTAATTGGCAGCCCGAATTGCCTTTTGCGGATTTGACCGTTAAAGATGAGACTGACGGTAATTATGAGGCAGTCGTTTTAACGGATGATAACGCTTACTATCAGCAATCATTGAAGCAATCGCATGCATATTTACCAATAGCGCTCAGAAGCCGTAACTGGCCGTTTCAACGATTTTGGAGCCGCACTTTTTGGCAAAAAGCAATCAATTGA
- the map gene encoding type I methionyl aminopeptidase: MGSSDKKEKMIFYRSDEEITLIKNSAQVLGKAHAEVAKLIRPGIQTKELDKVAETFIKDNGGSPSFLGYNKFPASLCISVNDVVVHGFPSRYELRDGDIISIDCGVKLNGYHSDSAYTYPVGEVNLATRKLLARTKESLYIGIEKAIEGNRVGDIGYAIQTYTEKFGYSVVRELVGHGVGQNLHEAPEVPNYGKRGQGPKLQEGMILAIEPMINFGKKAIVQERDGWTIRTVDRKPSAHFEHTVAVRKGKAEILTTFEYIEAVTANTSLMVESQGLMAA, translated from the coding sequence ATGGGTAGTTCTGATAAAAAAGAGAAAATGATTTTTTACAGGAGTGATGAAGAAATCACTCTTATAAAAAATAGTGCCCAAGTACTTGGAAAAGCTCATGCTGAAGTAGCTAAGCTGATTCGGCCCGGTATACAGACAAAGGAACTGGATAAGGTCGCGGAAACGTTTATTAAAGACAACGGTGGCTCTCCATCATTCTTAGGTTATAATAAGTTTCCCGCTTCACTGTGCATATCGGTTAACGACGTAGTCGTTCATGGTTTTCCAAGCCGATATGAGCTTCGCGATGGTGACATTATCTCTATCGATTGCGGAGTTAAGTTGAATGGATATCATAGCGATAGTGCATATACGTATCCAGTGGGGGAGGTAAACCTGGCCACAAGAAAATTGCTGGCTCGAACAAAAGAGTCGCTATACATTGGTATAGAAAAGGCAATAGAAGGAAATCGTGTAGGTGATATTGGTTATGCGATTCAAACGTACACAGAGAAATTCGGCTATTCTGTTGTCCGCGAGTTAGTAGGACACGGAGTAGGGCAAAACTTGCACGAAGCTCCCGAAGTACCAAACTATGGTAAGCGTGGGCAAGGTCCTAAACTACAGGAAGGTATGATACTGGCTATCGAGCCAATGATTAACTTCGGTAAGAAGGCTATCGTACAGGAGCGTGACGGATGGACTATTCGGACTGTAGACCGTAAACCGTCAGCGCACTTTGAACACACAGTAGCTGTGCGAAAAGGGAAAGCTGAAATTCTGACAACCTTTGAATACATTGAAGCAGTAACCGCGAACACGAGCCTGATGGTCGAATCGCAAGGACTGATGGCGGCATAA
- the rpsD gene encoding 30S ribosomal protein S4 — translation MARYTGPKAKVSRKFGEPILGPSKALQKKNYGPGMHGRGRKRKQSEYALQLLEKQKVKYTYGILERQFRALFHRAQVREGITGENLLKLCEARLDNTVYRLGIASSRRAARQLVSHKHIIVDGEVVNIPSYSLKPGQLIGVREKSKSLEAVSSSLSARNTKRYNWVEWDNQQLTGKFISYPERDQIPENFNEQAIVELYSK, via the coding sequence ATGGCACGTTACACAGGGCCAAAAGCCAAAGTTTCGCGTAAGTTCGGTGAGCCTATCCTAGGACCGAGCAAGGCGCTTCAGAAAAAGAATTACGGACCGGGTATGCACGGCCGTGGACGCAAACGGAAACAATCTGAATATGCGCTCCAGTTGCTTGAAAAGCAAAAAGTAAAATACACGTACGGTATCCTGGAGCGCCAGTTCCGGGCGTTGTTCCACCGCGCTCAGGTTCGTGAAGGTATCACGGGTGAAAACCTGCTGAAACTGTGTGAAGCTCGTTTGGACAATACCGTTTACCGTTTAGGCATTGCTTCATCACGCCGGGCTGCTCGCCAGCTGGTATCTCACAAGCACATCATTGTTGATGGTGAAGTTGTAAACATCCCTTCTTATTCATTGAAGCCAGGTCAACTGATTGGTGTTCGTGAAAAATCAAAATCGTTGGAAGCTGTTTCGTCTAGCCTATCGGCTCGTAACACGAAACGGTACAACTGGGTTGAGTGGGATAACCAACAGTTAACGGGTAAGTTCATCAGCTACCCTGAGCGTGATCAGATTCCTGAGAACTTCAACGAGCAGGCAATCGTCGAATTGTATTCGAAATAA
- the infA gene encoding translation initiation factor IF-1, whose amino-acid sequence MAKQNSIEQDGVILEALSNAMFRVELANKHEVIAHISGKMRMNYIKILPGDRVKLEMSPYDLSKARIVYRYK is encoded by the coding sequence ATGGCTAAACAGAATTCTATAGAACAGGATGGTGTGATTTTGGAGGCATTATCGAATGCGATGTTCCGGGTAGAACTGGCAAACAAGCACGAGGTAATTGCTCATATCTCCGGTAAAATGCGGATGAACTACATCAAAATATTACCGGGAGATCGCGTAAAACTTGAAATGTCGCCTTATGATTTGAGTAAGGCGCGGATTGTGTACCGATACAAATAA